From the Archangium lipolyticum genome, the window CGTGACGTACTCTCATTCCTTACCGATACCCTCGCCGCGCACCGCCGCGGCTTGCGCGGGCCTTCGCTCCTCCCCACCGTGCCCGTACCTCAGCTCGCGCTCGCTGCCTGAGTCGGTGAACGGTTACAATCCCCCTTGGGAATGATGTGGAGGCTCAGGCCCTCTTTGCCTTGGGCCCAATCCGCGAGGCGACCCTCTGGCTAAAACTCCACAGCCCCGCAGCCCCGGGGAAGGTATCAAAGGACTCGCCGACAGCTCGTTCCATACGAATCGTCTGACACCCCTCCCAGGCTTCGGAAGAGCCTTCCACTCCTGATTTCTGGGATGACGTCGCTGGTGATGCCACGATCAAGAGCAAGCTCACCTCCCGCTGGAGTTGCCCTCGCTGCCTGAGAGGCTGGCCCCGGCGCACAGAGTGAGTGGTGTTGTGTCAGCCCCTCATGGTTGCCTCCCCGGCTTCACACCGCACCGGGAGGAGCATGTTGGCCATGAAAAGCAGTGGAAGCAGGACGAGGAGCACCTTGGGGCTGGCGGGTTTTCTCCTGGTACTCGTGGCGGCCCTCGGTGCCCAGGCGCAGCCGCCCTCCTCCAAGCTTCCTGGCCGTAAGCCGGACTCCAACGAGCCCTGGGGCGCTTTCCTTGGCAAGGCCGCACATTACGCCATTGGCAGGGAGTACCGCGTGCAGCACCCCACCAATGCCGTCTTCCTCGACAACGTCAACCTCTACAGAATTGTGAAGGAAGGGAAGTTGGGGGACCCCGAGCGTCTTCCAGAGCTCGTGAGGCTCTTGTGCCCGGACATCACCGATACCCGTCTCCTCGTGCTGTTCGAGCTCAAGCCGGACAATGAGAAATCGCGCAGCGAAGGGAGAGAACAGGCGGGGCGCTATCTGGCGGCCCTGAATGAGGCTGTCGACCCTGGTAAGCAACTCGTGGGAGGCACCAGCTTCGAGGGGTCCCTCTTCCTCGAATTCGAGAACGGGGGAGCACTCTGGAAGTTGTCCTGGCGCACGCCAGAGCCCGGAGTAACGCTGTATCGCTGGAGCTACCGGCGCAAGAAGCCCGGTGCTTCCTGGAAGGAGCGGGCCGCCCAGAAGGAAGAGGAGCTGCCCAGGGAAGAGGTAGAGCAGCGCGGCGGATTGGCCGAGCAGGCGCTCCGGGCTGCTTATGAAGGAGACGAACGCCCCAAGGGCTTCCAGGGCCAAGTCTACCTGCCCGTGGACTGCCGCTGAGCGGGTGGGCGGTGTCTGCGCCCTCGGGGTGCGCGAGGTGCCTGACGCTTGAGGCGCATCTGACCGCTGTGGTAGGGCGCAAGGTCATGAACACTGAATGCTCCCAGGTGCTCGAGTTTCCAGCGTGGCTCTACGGCACCAAAGCCGCCATCCTCCGCAAGGGGAGAGCCGAGGGCCACTGGTGGGCTCGGGAGTATCTCAAGACCGGTGCCTTTCCCCAGCCCCGGCAGATGCGACAGGTGTCACCCGGCGAGGTGCTGGTGATGCACTCGGGGGCCGACTTCGACTCGGGCGACCCCCGCTGGCGGATGCACATCTTCGGCGACGTCTTCATGGGCTTGGATGAAGGCGTCCCGAAGGAGGAGCGCCCGCGCATGAGTGACGCCTTCGAGTCCTTCTGCCTGAGCACCCCTTGGGGGGCTCTCGACCATGCCGTGTCTCCGCCCCCGCCGCAGAGCGCTGAGCGCATGGCGAACCGGCTCGCCTCGGTGCTCCGCTTCTGGGAGGTGCTCCAGGGCCTTCGCTACGCGTTCTGGTCGTTCGATCAGAAGTACACGCTGGAAGAGCTCATGGATGACATCTACCGCAGGACCCTGGAGGCCTGGTGCCCCGGAGGCCCTGCCCCTGTGCGCGAGCACCTGGCCCTGACGGTGGAGCGCATGTCTCGCGCCACCCGGGAGGATTGCCTGGAGGCCGTGCTCCGGGTGATTCCTGGAATGGTCGAGGTGGACACCGATCTCAAACACCGCGAAGTGCTCGGCGACCCGGGCTTCTTGCGTGAGCGCCTCTCCGCGCTTCCCCCGAAGAAGTTCGAGGATATCTCCAGCGCCTACAAATACGCGGTGTCCACGCAATTGTCGGACTGGGACAGGGAGTTGGGGCGGCATTAGAGCGGCTGGCGCCCGGCGTCGCGCAGGCCCACGAGGACGCTGGAGCCATCGCGACATGGCTCTACTGGAAGCGGCGGGAATCGAACCCGCCGCTCCGTCATGCTCCTCGGGAGTGTTTCAGTTCTTGCCCTGCTCGCTCAGGGTTGGACGGACTGGGGAAGACCTCCCCGGTCCTTCGAGACGGGCAGGTAGCACTTGCCCTGGTACTCGGCCCGGTTCTCGTAACACGGAGGCCGCTGCGCGAGTTCCACCCAGCACCCTCCGTTGATCTCGACTTCACCGACCTTGGTCTTGCAGGGCGCCTTCGCCTGATTCTGGAAAGGCTTCGATGGCAGAGGATAGGTGATGGCCGATACCTGTGAGGCATCCGCGTTGATCAAATCCGGTGCATTGCCTGGCAGTGCGCTCTCGGTGTCCGCGACAATCGCGATGGGCTCCTGCTGTTCGGGACCGCTCGCCAGATGCGGCCAGACGCCCAGACCCAGCGCGAGCACCGCGAGGCCCGCGACAGCCCTCGGCCCCCACCGCTCCCTGGGGCTGACCCGCCCTCGAGCGAGGTGGGCCTGCACCCGGGGGTTGTCCTCCACGCGTTCGACCGCGGCGGTCATCAACACGAGGATGTCCGCAAGCTCCGTCACCTGCGCCGAGGCGGGCGCCTGCTCCACCTCCAGCGTCACGGAGGGGTGCTCCGGCTCGCAGGACAGCCTCACCCGCCAGGGGCCCTCGGGCCGCCATTCCACGCGCTCGGTGGGCAGCAGCGTCAGTGCCGCCCTACCCGTGCCCTCATGCCGCGCTTCGTGGAGGCTCCCCAGCTCGGGCCCTACCTCGTCGTAGCTCCTGCCGAGCTGGAACGGCCCCGTCCCACCGTCCCTGCCTTTCTTCTCGTTCGCCACGTGCCTTCCCTTCGTGCCTGCGCGCTTCACGCGTGCACAGGGGAACGGATTTGACCATTTGAGTCAAGCTGGGCAATAGGTCCTGTTGGGTTCTCCCGGGCGAGCGGGTCCGAGGGGCTGAAGGCGGCGGCCACGGGCGGCTTCGCACTCGCCATGGCCACCGATGCGTTAGACGCACCCCGTCAAAGTGGACACCCAAACCTGTTTTCCCATTTACATCCAACTAACCAACATTTTCCTTTAGGCTGGTTATTCCGTTCTGCCGGATTCTTCGGCATAGTGCCGCCATCCTTACCCCCCCGAGGTGAACCCGATGAACGGTATGAAAGCGCTTTCACGAGTCCTGACTGCTCTGTGTGTGGCATCGCTCTCCGGCTGTGCGGAGGAGGAGGGCGTGCAGGCCGAGTCCATCGACCTGGGCCAGACCCAGCAGGCGGAACTTGGCTATGACCCTGGAGCGGGCTGGAACCTGGCGTGGTCGGACGAGTTCAATACCTCCGGTCTGAACACGGCGAACTGGACGCCGCTGACGAGCAACTGGGACCCGGTCACGGGGAACTGCGACTTCGGCACGGGTGAGCTGGAGTACCCGCGGGCCGAGAACGTCACGGTGACTGGCGGCAAGTTGGTCATCTCCGCGCAGCGCACCTACGACAACCCGCGCGATCCGCGCTGCGGCGCGCGCTCGTTCTACTCGGGCCGCATCCACACCAAGGGCAAGGTGGAGAAGCGGTACGGGAAGATCGTCGCGAGCATCAAGGTGCCCTCGGGCTACGGCATGTGGCCGGCGTTCTGGACGTTGGGCGCCGACATCTCCCAGGTGGGCTGGCCCAAGAGCGGTGAGCTGGACATCCTCGAGTGGCACTCGAACGAGCCCACGTGGATGAAGTCCGCCGTGCACTGGGACTCCAACGGCAACCAGGCCCACTGGGGCACGGGCGCTAGCGGTGGCTACAACCTCGCCGACTCCTTCCACATCTACGAGATGGAGTGGGGCCCGAGCAGCATCAT encodes:
- a CDS encoding glycoside hydrolase family 16 protein, with protein sequence MNGMKALSRVLTALCVASLSGCAEEEGVQAESIDLGQTQQAELGYDPGAGWNLAWSDEFNTSGLNTANWTPLTSNWDPVTGNCDFGTGELEYPRAENVTVTGGKLVISAQRTYDNPRDPRCGARSFYSGRIHTKGKVEKRYGKIVASIKVPSGYGMWPAFWTLGADISQVGWPKSGELDILEWHSNEPTWMKSAVHWDSNGNQAHWGTGASGGYNLADSFHIYEMEWGPSSIIFRLDGRVANATFYNPDTEFQQNHYIILNLALGGNWYGFPSPDAIALPAGQTKTMEVEWVRWYQQGSTPPPTGTAITNPSFESGMTGWSTWSPNGTESSAFSETYNGAHTGSYHLTHWRNAPFEAWTYQTKSGLPNGNYKVRAWVRKSGAFNFSRLQIKTCASCAPAMTNLGNYGAWTLVETPAISVTGGYVEFGFHSQSSAYDSSPALHADDVELIKL